A stretch of the Caldalkalibacillus salinus genome encodes the following:
- a CDS encoding peptide-binding protein encodes MSQKKTLILFLGLMMVFSLFLAACGQETETGTEPEENDEGSGEEAATGEPQTGGDLVWGQTGSPTLFNPYYSEDTVSSAVENLIYDSLLQSDPNFEPEPRMAEDWNVSDDGLVYTFNLKEGITWHDGEPLTADDVVFSYSIPLHEDYDGPRASTFERIDKIEALDDHTVQITLSEPDAKFIWVGGYHILPEHILGDVPIADIADHDFNTKKPIGTGPFVFEEWQDGQHVKMSANEDYYQGRPYLDTVTFKIVPDANNMLVQLQGGDVNYWSKIPEGDVRTVKKLEDQGQLKTSTTTSLSYTYLGYNLRNELFQDPNVRKAMTHAINREELVEVILDGQGEVAHAPSSPLSWAFNPDTIQYDFDPEKAKELLAEAGWEPGEDGILEKDGKRFSFELKTNQGNKTREESAVVIQEYLSEVGIEVKTRVMEWSAFINDVQAPNWNFEAIILGWALGTDPDPTGIWHSKEIENGLNFVAYENDELDELMDEQIVEMDFETRQQMIWDIFGKIAEDQPYTFLFYPTETAAMPTNLHDHTHHPRNREYNVHEWWLEQ; translated from the coding sequence TTGAGTCAAAAGAAAACACTTATTTTATTTCTGGGTTTAATGATGGTATTCTCTTTGTTCCTTGCAGCTTGTGGACAAGAGACCGAAACGGGCACAGAGCCTGAAGAAAATGATGAAGGTTCTGGTGAGGAAGCTGCAACTGGTGAACCACAAACTGGTGGAGATCTTGTATGGGGACAGACCGGATCTCCTACTTTATTTAATCCGTATTACTCGGAGGACACTGTAAGCTCTGCTGTAGAAAATCTTATTTATGACTCATTACTTCAATCGGACCCGAACTTTGAGCCAGAACCACGCATGGCAGAAGATTGGAATGTTAGTGATGACGGTTTGGTGTATACTTTCAACCTAAAAGAGGGCATTACATGGCATGACGGTGAGCCCTTGACGGCGGATGATGTCGTATTTAGCTATAGTATTCCTCTACATGAAGATTATGATGGTCCAAGAGCGTCAACATTTGAAAGAATCGATAAAATTGAGGCCCTTGATGACCATACTGTTCAAATTACGCTTTCGGAGCCTGACGCAAAGTTCATTTGGGTCGGTGGTTATCATATCTTACCCGAGCATATCCTCGGTGACGTGCCAATTGCTGACATAGCTGATCACGATTTTAACACTAAAAAACCTATTGGTACTGGACCGTTTGTTTTTGAGGAATGGCAAGATGGTCAACATGTCAAAATGTCTGCAAATGAAGATTACTATCAAGGGCGTCCTTACCTTGACACTGTGACTTTTAAGATTGTTCCTGACGCCAACAACATGCTCGTACAGCTTCAAGGTGGCGATGTTAACTATTGGAGTAAAATACCTGAGGGAGACGTCAGAACTGTTAAAAAATTGGAGGACCAAGGTCAATTAAAAACGTCAACGACAACATCCTTGTCCTACACTTACCTAGGATATAATTTACGTAATGAATTATTCCAGGATCCAAATGTTAGAAAAGCGATGACACACGCTATTAATCGGGAAGAGTTAGTGGAAGTCATCTTAGACGGACAAGGAGAAGTGGCTCACGCACCTTCAAGTCCACTCAGCTGGGCTTTCAACCCAGATACTATACAGTATGATTTTGATCCAGAAAAAGCGAAAGAGCTCCTTGCTGAAGCGGGATGGGAGCCTGGTGAAGACGGCATTCTAGAGAAAGATGGAAAACGTTTTTCATTTGAGTTAAAAACAAACCAAGGAAATAAAACTCGGGAAGAATCTGCTGTCGTTATCCAAGAATACTTAAGCGAAGTGGGAATCGAAGTAAAGACCCGTGTGATGGAGTGGAGTGCCTTCATTAATGATGTTCAAGCGCCTAACTGGAATTTTGAAGCGATCATCCTTGGTTGGGCCTTAGGTACTGATCCAGATCCTACTGGCATTTGGCATTCAAAAGAGATAGAGAATGGATTAAATTTCGTCGCTTATGAGAATGATGAGTTAGACGAATTGATGGACGAACAAATTGTAGAGATGGATTTTGAAACACGCCAACAAATGATTTGGGATATCTTTGGTAAAATTGCTGAAGACCAACCGTATACTTTCTTATTCTATCCAACAGAAACGGCGGCCATGCCAACCAACCTACACGATCATACTCATCACCCACGTAACAGAGAATATAATGTTCACGAGTGGTGGCTTGAACAATAA